A DNA window from Calliphora vicina chromosome 1, idCalVici1.1, whole genome shotgun sequence contains the following coding sequences:
- the Loxl1 gene encoding protein-lysine 6-oxidase yields the protein MLLRLNNRLDNVSPSIHIREGRVEVSFDYGRTWGTVCATHWSYREANVVCKQLNLGYAAFSNQTQQFGTSQRYPWNMVGTLCRGTEHNLRDCFRETQYPRACNATNNNVAVVRCVEKLSDLTLGLPDIEQSAYLDTQPLSRLTCAMEENCLSRDAYRIILTQPQALRKLLRFTTRAENVGSADFSPYSNYEQWQWHQCHNHYHSMESFASFDIYNMNYQKVAQGHKASFCLMDTACKSGITPKFTCGNRTQGISIGCWDTYSTGLDCQWVDVTNLPPNRTYILRIAINPEYMIGEVSFENNGAECLLRYTGERNTTRISNCTRSPLWYNK from the exons ATGTTATTGCGTTTAAATAATCGCCTTGATAATGTTAGTCCATCGATACACATACGCGAGGGTAGAGTTGAAGTTAGTTTTGACTATGGCCGAACATGGGGTACTGTTTGTGCGACACATTGGAGTTATCGGGAGGCGAACGTTGTGTGCAAACAATTAAATTTGGGTTATGCTGCCTTCTCCAATCAAACACAACAATTTGGCACTAGCCAAAGGTATCCCTGGAATATGGTGGGAACTCTGTGCCGTGGCACCGAACACAACTTAAGAGACTGCTTTCGTGAAACACAATATCCTAGAGCATGCAATGCTACCAATAACAATGTGGCAGTCGTAAGATGTGTTGAGAAATTATCCGATCTGACTTTGGGTTTACCAGATATCGAACAGTCAGCATATTTGGATACTCAACCATTGTCACGATTAACATGTGCCATGGAAGAAAACTGTTTATCCAGGGATGCATATCGAATTATACTCACACAGCCACAAGCTTTGCGTAAATTATTACGTTTTACCACAAGGGCGGAAAATGTTGGCAGCGCTGATTTTAGTCCTTATTCTAATTACGAACAATGGCAGTGGCATCAGTGTCATAATCATTATCATAGCATGGAATCATTTGCttcatttgatatatataaTATGAACTATCAGAAGGTAGCTCAAGGACACAAAGCCTCATTTTGTCTCATGGATACAGCTTGCAAATCAGGCATAACTCCGAAATTTACCTGCGGCAATAGAACACAGG GCATTTCAATTGGTTGCTGGGATACTTACAGTACTGGTTTAGATTGTCAATGGGTTGATGTTACAAATCTACCTCCCAATCGAACTTACATATTAAGAATTGCCATCAATCCGGAATATATGATTGGTGAAGTAAGTTTCGAGAATAATGGTGCCGAATGTCTGCTCCGGTATACAGGTGAACGAAATACAACCAGAATTTCAAATTGTACGCGTTCTCCGTTGTGGTATAATAAGTAA
- the LOC135963535 gene encoding methylthioribose-1-phosphate isomerase: protein MTLQSIKYIPGKLEILDQLLLPVQSKYLSVKGVEDGWKVINKMQVRGAPAIAIVGCLSLAVEIFPETFDSKKSLRQEIEGKLNYLVSARPTAVNMKIAADELIGLANDLTKDERISVDIMKERFLDATEAMLQKDISDNKAIGTNGAKAILENANKDGPVRVLTHCNTGSLATAGYGTALGVVRKLHELKKLEHVYCTETRPYNQGARLTAYELVHDKLPATLVLDSMVAALLRAKNVAAVVVGADRVAANGDTANKIGTYQIAVVAKHHGVPFFVAAPLTSIDLQIPSGDHIIIEERPDREMTHVGEHRIAAPGINCWNPAFDVTPASLITGIITERGVFSPQKLKDEISALLEL from the exons ATGACTTTACAATCAATTAAATATATACCCGGTAAATTGGAAATACTCGATCAGTTACTACTTCCGGTccaatcgaaatatttatcggtAAAAGGTGTAGAAGATGGTTGGAAGGTTATTAATAAAATGCAg GTACGTGGTGCTCCTGCAATTGCGATAGTTGGCTGTCTATCGTTGGCTGTTGAAATTTTTCCAGAAACGTTCGACTCAAAAAAATCCTTACGCCAAGAAATTGAGGGTAAACTAAATTATTTGGTCTCGGCAAGACCAACAGCAGTAAATATGAAAATAGCTGCAGATGAACTAATTGGCCTGGCCAATGATCTAACAAAAGATGAACGTATTTCCGTCGATATAATGAAagaaag attCCTAGATGCCACTGAAGCAATGCTTCAAAAAGATATATCTGACAATAAAGCCATTGGTACAAATGGTGCAAAAGCTATACTAGAAAATGCCAATAAAGACGGACCCGTGCGTGTATTAACTCATTGTAATACAGGCTCATTGGCAACAGCTGGATATGGCACTGCTTTGGGAGTTGTTAGAAAATTACACGAATTAAAGAAACTAG AACATGTATATTGCACTGAAACAAGACCATATAATCAAGGAGCTCGCTTGACAGCATATGAATTAGTACATGATAAACTGCCAGCTACGCTGGTATTAGATAGTATGGTTGCCGCTTTACTACGTGCAAAAAATGTAGCCGCGGTAGTAGTAGGTGCGGATAga GTAGCAGCTAATGGTGATACAGCCAATAAAATTGGAACTTATCAAATTGCCGTGGTGGCCAAACATCACGGTGTACCATTTTTTGTGGCTGCACCCTTAACTTCAATTGATTTACAAATACCTAGTGGTGATCATATTATAATTGAAGAGAGACCTGATCGTGAGATGACTCATGTGGGAGAGCATAGAATAGCTGCACCTGGTATTAACTGTTGGAATCCTGCATTTGATGTTACGCCCGCTTCTCTAATTACTGGCATAATTACGGAACGTGGTGTATTTAGTCCACAAAAACTTAAAGACGAAATAAGCGCTTTATTAGAACTCTAA